One window from the genome of Glycine soja cultivar W05 chromosome 12, ASM419377v2, whole genome shotgun sequence encodes:
- the LOC114379232 gene encoding glucan endo-1,3-beta-glucosidase 7-like, giving the protein MATLSNPSFLLHLSLIITAMCFAVSQPFIGVNYGQVADNLPAPEASAELLKSTTVGKVRLYGADPAIIKSLANSGIGIVIGAANGDIPSLASDPDSATQWVNANVLPYYPESNITMIAVGNEVMSSGDESLVSQLLPAMQNVQNALNSAPKIKVSTVHSMAVLTHSDPPSSGSFDPALVNTLQQLLAFQKDNESPFAFNPYPFFSYQSDPRPETLAFCLFQPNSGRVDTGSGKVYSNMFDAQVDAVHAALSSMGFKDMEIVIAETGWPSRGDSNEVGASVENAKAYNGNLIEHLRSLVGTPLMPGKSVDTFIFALYDEDLKRGPASERAFGLFKTDLTMAYDVGLDKSGSTHKNPPTSPVTPAPKTGTQWCIPKVEVTEAQLQANIDYICGSQVVDCGPIQPEGACYEPNTISSHAAFAMNLYYQKFGRNPWNCDFSQTAMLTSQNPSYNACVYPGGST; this is encoded by the exons ATGGCTACACTTTCCAACCCTTCATTCCTCCTCCACCTTTCCCTGATCATCACTGCAATGTGCTTTGCTG TTTCGCAGCCCTTCATCGGCGTGAACTACGGCCAGGTCGCCGACAACCTTCCGGCGCCGGAGGCCTCGGCGGAGCTCCTCAAGTCCACGACCGTCGGAAAAGTCCGTCTCTACGGCGCCGATCCGGCGATAATCAAGTCCCTGGCGAACTCCGGCATCGGAATCGTGATCGGCGCGGCCAACGGCGACATTCCGAGTCTGGCCTCCGATCCCGACTCGGCGACTCAGTGGGTTAACGCGAACGTGTTGCCCTACTACCCCGAAAGCAACATCACTATGATCGCCGTGGGCAACGAGGTCATGAGCTCCGGCGACGAGAGCCTCGTCTCGCAGCTTCTCCCGGCGATGCAAAATGTCCAGAATGCCCTCAACTCGGCGCCAAAAATAAAGGTTTCTACAGTGCACTCGATGGCCGTGTTGACTCACTCGGATCCTCCATCATCCGGGTCATTCGACCCGGCTCTCGTAAACACCCTCCAACAGTTGCTCGCGTTTCAGAAAGATAACGAATCACCCTTCGCCTTCAACCCGTACCCGTTCTTTTCTTACCAGAGCGACCCGAGACCCGAAACACTCGCTTTTTGTCTTTTTCAACCGAATTCGGGTCGGGTCGATACGGGTAGTGGGAAGGTTTATTCTAACATGTTTGATGCTCAG GTGGATGCAGTGCATGCTGCTTTGAGCAGTATGGGATTCAAGGACATGGAGATTGTGATTGCTGAGACAGGATGGCCCTCTCGTGGGGACAGCAATGAAGTAGGAGCAAGTGTTGAAAATGCCAAGGCCTATAACGGGAACCTCATTGAACACCTTAGATCACTGGTTGGCACTCCTTTGATGCCAGGCAAATCTGTGGACACATTCATTTTTGCGCTCTATGATGAGGATTTGAAACGTGGTCCAGCATCTGAGCGAGCATTTGGTTTGTTCAAAACTGATCTCACCATGGCATATGATGTTGGCCTAGACAAGTCTGGTTCTACCCACAAG AATCCACCAACTAGTCCTGTTACTCCAGCTCCTAAAACGGGAACACAATGGTGCATCCCCAAAGTGGAAGTGACTGAGGCTCAATTGCAGGCAaatattgattatatttgtGGTAGCCAAGTTGTAGATTGTGGGCCAATTCAACCAGAAGGTGCTTGTTATGAACCTAACACGATATCATCTCATGCCGCCTTTGCTATGAATCTCTACTACCAGAAGTTTGGCAGAAATCCATGGAACTGTGATTTCTCTCAAACAGCTATGCTTACATCCCAAAATCCAA GTTACAATGCTTGTGTTTATCCCGGTGGGAGTACCTGA
- the LOC114379866 gene encoding guanine nucleotide-binding protein subunit beta-1-like: MSVTELKERHSAATDTVNNLRHRLKQKRLSLLDTDVSGYARSQGRTPVTFGPTDLVCCRTLQGHTGKVYSLDWTSEKSQIVSASQDGRLIVWNALTRQKIHAIKLPCAWVMTCAFSPTGQSVACGGLDSVCSIFNLNSPTDKDGNLPVSRMLSGHKGYVSSCQYVPDEDTHLITGSGDQTCVLWDITTGLKTSIFGGEFQSGHTADVLSISINGSNSRMFVSGSCDATARLWDTRVASRAVRTFHGHEGDVNAVKFFPDGNRFGTGSDDGTCRLFDIRTGHQLQVYYQQHSDNDITPVTSIAFSASGRLLFAGYTNGDCYVWDTLLAKVVLNIGSLQDSHEDRISCLGLSADGSALCTGSWDTNLKIWAFGGHRRTT, translated from the exons ATGTCTGTTACGGAGCTCAAAGAGCGTCACTCCGCTGCCACCGACACCGTCAACAATCTCAGACACCGTTTAAAGCAGAAGCGCCTTTCGTTGCTCGACACAGATG TTTCTGGGTATGCAAGGTCTCAGGGTAGAACACCTGTGACCTTTGGACCTACGGATCTGGTTTGCTGTAGAACCTTGCAGGGTCACACGGGAAAG GTGTATTCATTGGATTGGACTTCTGAAAAAAGTCAGATTGTTAGTGCATCTCAAGATGGGCGATTAATAGTGTGGAATGCTCTAACTAGGCAGAAAATTCATGCCATAAAGCTGCCTTGTGCATGGGTCATGACATGTGCTTTTTCACCAACTGGTCAGTCTGTTGCATGCGGTGGTCTTGACAGTGTTTGTTCTATTTTCAATCTTAATTCACCCACTGACAAGGATGGGAATCTACCTGTTTCCCGGATGCTTAGTGGACATAAGGGTTATGTTTCCTCTTGTCAGTATGTTCCAGATGAAGATACTCATTTAATTACTGGTTCTGGTGATCAGACATGTGTTTTATGGGATATTACTACAGGCCTTAAAACCTCTATCTTTGGAGGAGAGTTTCAGTCTGGACATACTGCAGATGTACTTAG TATCTCCATTAATGGATCCAACTCAAGAATGTTTGTATCTGGTTCTTGTGATGCAACTGCTCGATTGTGGGATACTCGTGTGGCAAGTCGAGCAGTGCGGACATTTCATGGGCATGAGGGAGATGTTAATGCAGTCAAATTCTTTCCAGACGGTAATAGATTTGGAACAGGCTCAGATGATGGAACCTGCAGATTATTTGACATTAGGACTGGACACCAACTTCAAGTTTATTATCAGCAGCACAGTGACAATGACATCACTCCTGTGACTTCCATTGCATTCTCTGCTTCAGGAAGACTTCTTTTTGCTGGATACACAAATGGAGATTGCTATGTTTGGGACACTTTATTGGCAAAG GTGGTCTTGAACATAGGATCTCTCCAAGACTCTCATGAGGACAGGATCAGCTGCTTAGGTTTGTCAGCTGATGGAAGTGCCTTGTGTACAGGAAGTTGGGACACAAACTTAAAG ATATGGGCATTTGGAGGGCATAGGAGGACAACTTAA
- the LOC114379865 gene encoding coatomer subunit gamma-2 produces the protein MAQPLVKKDDDRDDEAEYSPFLGIEKGAVLQEARVFNDPQLDARRCSQVITKLLYLLNQGETFTKTEATEVFFSVTKLFQSRDLGLRRMVYLIIKELSPSADEVIIVTSSLMKDMNSKTDMYRANAIRVLCRITDGTLLTQIERYLKQAIVDKNPVVASAALVSGIHILQTNPEIVKRWSNEVQEAVQSRAALVQFHALALLHQIRQNDRLAVSKLVTSLTRGNVRSPLAQCLLVRYTSQVIRESGNNTQSGDRPFYDYLESCLRHKSEMVIFEAARAITELNGVTSRELTPAITVLQLFLSSSKPVLRFAAVRTLNKVAMTHPMAVTNCNIDMESLISDQNRSIATLAITTLLKTGNESSVDRLMKQITNFMSDIADEFKIVVVEAIRSLCLKFPLKYRSLMNFLSNILREEGGFDYKKAIVDSIVILIRDIPDAKESGLLHLCEFIEDCEFTYLSTQILHFLGVEGPKTSDPSKYIRYIYNRVHLENATVRASAVSTLAKFGAAVDALKPRIFVLLRRCLFDSDDEVRDRATLYLNTLGGDGSVVETDKDVKDFLFGSFVIPLVNLETSLKNYEPSEEAFDIDSVPREVKSQPLAEKKAPGKKPTGLGAPPSGPPSTADAYERLLLSIPEFANFGKLFKSSEPVELTEAETEYAVNVVKHIFDRHVVFQYNCTNTIPEQLLEDVIVIVDASEAEEFSEVFSKPLRSLPYDSPGQTFVAFEKPEGLPIAGKFSNVLKFIVKEVDPTTGETEDDGVEDEYQLEDLEVVTADYILKVGVSNFRSAWESMGPDCERVDEYGLGPRENLAEAVNTVINLLGMQPCEGTEVVPPNSRSHTCLLSGVFIGNVKVLVRLSFGLDGPKDVAMKLAVRSEDETVSDTIHEIVASG, from the exons ATGGCTCAGCCGCTCGTGAAGAAGGACGATGACCGCGACGACGAAG CTGAGTATTCTCCCTTTTTGGGAATTGAAAAGGGAGCTGTTCTTCAGGAGGCCAGGGTTTTTAATGACCCACAACTAGATGCTAGGAGATGTTCAcag gTTATCACAAAACTTTTATACCTACTGAATCAGGGAGAGACATTTACAAAG ACCGAAGCCACAGAAGTTTTCTTTTCTGTAACTAAGCTTTTCCAGTCTCGGGATCTTGGGTTAAGGAGAATGGTCTACCTGATCATAAAGGAACTCTCCCCTTCTGCAGATGAG GTTATCATCGTTACAAGCTCTCTCATGAAGGACATGAATAGTAAGACTGATATGTACAGGGCTAATGCTATTCGTGTCCTTTGTCGTATCACGGATGGAACTCTCCTTACTCAAATAGAGCGATATCTGAAACAGGCTATTGTAGACAAGAATCCAGTTGTTGCAAGTGCAGCCCTAGTTAGCGGCATTCATATACTCCAG ACAAATCCCGAGATTGTAAAAAGATGGAGTAATGAGGTTCAGGAAGCTGTTCAATCAAGGGCAGCTCTTGTGCAATTTCATGCCCTGGCTTTGCTGCATCAG ATACGGCAGAATGATCGACTCGCTGTTAGCAAGCTGGTTACCAGCTTAACCAGGGGAAATGTTCGCTCTCCTTTGGCTCAATGCCTTTTGGTCCGTTATACAAGTCAG GTAATTCGGGAGTCAGGAAATAATACACAATCAGGGGACCGCCCCTTCTATGATTATCTTGAGAGTTGCCTTCGTCACAAGTCAGAGATGGTGATTTTTGAAGCTGCCAGGGCAATTACAGAGCTCAATGGAGTAACTAGCCGAGAATTAACACCGGCAATTACTGTTCTTCAGCTTTTCTTAAGTTCATCTAAGCCAGTCTTGAGATTTGCCGCTGTCCGCACCTTGAACAag GTGGCAATGACACATCCGATGGCAGTCACTAACTGCAATATTGATATGGAAAGTTTAATCTCTGACCAGAACAGAAGCATTGCCACACTTGCCATAACTACTCTATTGAAGACAGGAAATGAATCAAGTGTGGACCGTCTTATGAAGCAGATTACAAATTTCATGTCTGATATTGCTGATGAGTTcaaaattgttgttgttgaagcAATAAGATCACTATGCTTGAAATTCCCTTTAAAATATAGATCTCT GATGAATTTCCTAAGTAACATTCTTAGGGAAGAAGGTGGCTTTGATTACAAGAAAGCAATTGTAGATTCAATTGTGATTCTTATTAGAGATATCCCTGATGCTAAGGAAAGTGGGTTGCTTCATCTTTGTGAGTTTATTGAAGATTGTGAATTCACTTATTTGTCCACACAG ATACTGCACTTCCTGGGAGTTGAAGGACCAAAAACTTCTGACCCCAGCAAATATATTCGTTATATTTATAACAGAGTACATCTTGAGAATGCGACTGTTAGGGCCAGTGCTGTGAGCACATTGGCAAAGTTTGGTGCTGCTGTTGATGCACTAAAG CCCCGCATATTTGTACTGCTAAGGCGGTGTCTTTTTGATAGTGATGATGAG GTTCGTGACAGAGCAACACTTTATCTGAACACACTTGGAGGTGATGGTTCAGTTGTCGAGACAGATAAAGATGTGAAAGATTTCCTCTTTGGGTCATTTGTTATCCCGCTTGTCAATCTGGAGACTAGTTTGAAAAACTAC GAGCCTTCAGAAGAGGCTTTTGACATTGATTCAGTGCCCAGGGAGGTCAAGTCTCAACCACTTGCAGAGAAGAAAGCCCCTGGTAAAAAGCCTACTGGTTTGGGTGCTCCTCCTAGTGGTCCCCCATCTACTGCAGATGCATATGAAAGGCTGCTTCTATCCATTCCCGAGTTTGCAAACTTTGGGAAGCTTTTTAAG TCTTCAGAACCTGTGGAGCTTACTGAAGCGGAGACAGAATATGCAGTTAATGTTGTTAAGCACATTTTTGATCGGCATGTTGTGTTTCAATACAACTGCACAAACACGATACCAGAGCAATTATTGGAAGAT GTTATTGTGATTGTGGATGCATCGGAAGCAGAAGAGTTCTCTGAAGTGTTCTCAAAGCCTCTCAGATCTCTTCCTTATGATTCACCTGGGCAAACATTTGTGGCTTTTGAGAAGCCTGAGGGATTGCCAATTGCTGGAAAATTTTCGAATGTTCTGAAATTTATTGTTAAAGAG GTTGACCCAACCACTGGTGAGACAGAAGATGATGGTGTTGAAGATGAATACCAACTGGAGGATTTGGAGGTTGTCACAGCAGACTACATATTGAAAGTGGGGGTGTCTAATTTCAGGAGTGCATGGGAAAGCATGGGCCCTGACTGTGAGCGAGTGGATGAATATGGTCTTGGCCCCAGGGAGAATTTGGCTGAAGCTGTAAATACCGTCATTAATCTTCTTGGGATGCAGCCTTGTGAG GGAACCGAGGTAGTCCCACCCAATTCAAGGTCACACACATGCTTGTTGTCAGGTGTATTCATAGGAAATGTGAAGGTTCTTGTGCGGTTGTCTTTTGGACTTGATGGTCCAAAGGATGTTGCGATGAAACTTGCTGTCAGATCCGAGGATGAAACTGTTAGCGATACCATCCATGAGATTGTGGCTAGCGGCTAG
- the LOC114379918 gene encoding ras-related protein Rab7 — protein MPSRRRTLLKVIILGDSGVGKTSLMNQYVNKKFSNQYKATIGADFLTKEVQFEDRLFTLQIWDTAGQERFQSLGVAFYRGADCCVLVYDVNSMKSFDNLNNWREEFLIQASPSDPENFPFVVIGNKIDIDGGNSRVVSEKKARAWCASKGNIPYFETSAKEGINVEEAFQCIAKNALKSGEEEELYLPDTIDVGNSSQPRATGCEC, from the exons ATGCCTTCCCGAAGAAGAACTCTCTTGAAGGTCATCATTCTCGGTGACAGCGG GGTGGGGAAGACGTCTTTGATGAACCA GTATGTGAATAAGAAGTTTAGTAATCAGTACAAGGCAACCATTGGAGCGGATTTTTTAACCAAAGAAGTGCAATTTGAAGATAGGCTTTTCACCTTACAG ATTTGGGATACAGCTGGCCAAGAAAGATTCCAAAGCCTTGGAGTTGCTTTCTATCGTGGTGCTGATTGTTGTGTTCTTGTATATGATGTTAATTCAATGAAATCATTTGACAACCTTAATAACTGGAGGGAGGAATTTCTGATTCAA GCAAGTCCTTCCGATCCAGAGAATTTTCCTTTTGTTGTCATAGGAAACAAAATAGATATTGATGGTGGAAACAGCAGAGTG GTGTCAGAAAAGAAGGCTCGGGCTTGGTGTGCATCAAAAGGAAATATTCCATATTTTGAGACATCTGCCAAAGAAGGTATTAATGTTGAAGAAGCATTCCAATGCATAGCAAAGAATGCCCTGAAaagtggagaagaagaagaatt ATACCTGCCAGACACAATTGATGTTGGAAACAGCAGTCAGCCACGGGCAACAGGATGTGAGTGCTGA
- the LOC114379563 gene encoding SWI/SNF complex subunit SWI3D-like: MEEKRRDAAPSAADSPASEPATSRRRAGANKRKFGTLSASGSSSAPSKRAARDKASPLFPPAPHNGPLTRARQTPNNLSASSSAAASAPAAVKRSERAHPSAAESTALAEQLKKESEWETLEAAIEAEFEAIRSRGANAHVVPTHCGWFSWSCIHPIEKQMLPSFFSGKTENRTSDVYMEIRNWIMKKFHSNPNVQIELKDMSQLNVGDSDARQEVMEFLDYWGLINFHPFPSMDSSVATASDDGEAEKSLLLEKLYHFETLQLCPPVQRSSQMTPATTSGLFPESTIAEELVKQEGPAVEMLEYHCNSCSADCSRKRYHCQKQADFDLCTDCFSNRRFGSGMSSLDFILMEPAEVAGVNGGKWTDQETLLLLEALELYKENWNEIAEHVGTKTKAQCILHFVQMPIEDTFVDCDDDVDAGCKETADPVATKSDSSMDKDASECIENHTSDGIKDSEKTSKAEDLEVKVNQKETPKLQEGSDEKASEETSKSEDAVKVKIDQEADNDCAINALKEAFAAVGYSPGPEGPSSFADVGNPVMALATFLAHLVGSDAAVASAHSSIKSMTRNSPGTELAARCCFLLEDPPDSKKEPTSSERDSKSEGDQDEVNVNQDKSTLEDKDLPTDHNNKKIESNALEDKGKPASADDGASEIPISSKEQAVVNNECGLDKCHDLNNAKLPNDQAPGTLHNSGGSTSKAEIPSSSDKAQEETLIEEPCPSVKDRHVSDSLPSETSKDAEMVSDAIPSTKSKPQNPESTNPAHESLETTDSVMDVDGVSNSLPLEKIDSQPLITSKSSQCNGTEKDVEVMSPSNPVRSNSSAENGPNTGAGKDNADNGAKVEDDGTKTKQDSSFEKVKRAAVSTLAAAAVKAKLLANQEEDQIRQLTSLLIEKQLHKLETKLAFFNDVENVVMRAREHVERSRHKLYHERALIIASRLGIPPSSSRGVPPSIPTNRIPTNIANSLPRPQMMMNPPRPLISRPAGTVATIQNPLTPSTAAGNSVRPSNQEKLSSVGTK; encoded by the exons ATGGAGGAGAAACGCCGCGACGCCGCTCCCTCCGCCGCCGATTCGCCGGCATCGGAGCCAGCAACGTCTCGCCGCCGCGCCGGAGCCAACAAGAGGAAGTTCGGCACCCTCAGCGCCTCCGGTTCCTCCTCCGCACCCTCCAAACGCGCCGCTCGCGACAAGGCTTCACCGCTCTTCCCTCCTGCCCCCCACAATGGTCCCCTCACCAGGGCCCGCCAAACCCCCAACAACCTCTCCGCCTCCTCTTCCGCCGCCGCTTCCGCTCCCGCCGCCGTCAAACGCTCCGAACGCGCCCACCCTTCCGCTGCTGAGTCCACGGCGCTGGCTGAGCAGCTCAAGAAGGAGAGCGAGTGGGAGACTCTCGAGGCCGCGATTGAAGCCGAATTCGAAGCTATCAGATCTCGCGGTGCCAATGCGCACGTGGTTCCCACCCACTGCG GTTGGTTTTCATGGTCATGTATTCATCCAATTGAGAAGCAAATGTTGCCTTCTTTCTTTAGTGGCAAGACTGAAAATCGGACTTCTGATGTATACATGGAGATAAGGAATTGGATAATGAAGAagtttcattcaaatccaaatGTACAAATTGAATTGAAAGATATGTCACAGCTTAATGTTGGAGACTCGGATGCCAGGCAAGAGGTAATGGAGTTTTTGGACTATTGGGGTTTAATTAACTTCCATCCATTCCCTTCAATGGATTCTTCTGTGGCCACTGCCagtgatgatggagaagcagaaAAGAGTTTGTTGCTTGAAAAATTGTATCACTTTGAAACTCTCCAATTATGTCCACCTGTTCAAAGGTCTAGCCAAATGACTCCAGCTACGACCTCTGGCTTGTTTCCAGAGTCTACAATTGCTGAAGAGTTGGTGAAACAAGAGGGGCCAGCAGTTGAGATGCTTGAGTACCATTGCAACTCTTGTTCTGCTGATTGTTCTCGCAAACGTTACCATTGCCAGAAGCAG GCAGATTTTGATCTATGTACCGACTGCTTCAGTAATAGAAGATTTGGCTCTGGCATGTCTTCATTGGATTTTATACTCATGGAACCAGCTGAAGTTGCAGGGGTTAATGGTGGAAAGTGGACTGATCAGGAGACTCTCCTGCTCCTTGAAGCATTAGAACTGTATAAAGAAAACTGGAATGAAATTGCAGAACATGttggaacaaaaacaaaagctcAGTGCATATTGCACTTTGTTCAAATGCCAATTGAGGATACCTTTGTTGACTgtgatgatgatgttgatgcTGGTTGCAAAGAAACTGCGGATCCAGTTGCAACAAAAAGTGACTCATCTATGGACAAAGATGCTTCAGAATGTATTGAGAATCATACTAGCGATGGCATCAAAGACAGTGAAAAAACTTCCAAAGCTGAAGATCTCGAAGTCAAAGTGAATCAGAAGGAGACTCCAAAGTTACAAGAAGGCAGTGATGAGAAAGCCAGCGAGGAAACTTCTAAATCAGAAGATGCTGTTAAGGTAAAGATTGATCAGGAAGCAGACAATGACTGTGCTATAAATGCTCTTAAGGAAGCATTTGCGGCTGTTGGTTATTCTCCTGGACCTGAAGGCCCTTCTTCATTTGCTGATGTGGGTAATCCTGTCATGGCACTG GCAACTTTTCTTGCACACTTGGTGGGTTCTGATGCGGCTGTTGCTTCAGCTCACAGCTCCATAAAATCCATGACAAGAAATTCTCCTGGCACCGAGCTTGCTGCAAGGTGTTGCTTTCTTCTAGAAGATCCGCCAGATAGCAAGAAGGAACCAACTAGTTCTGAGAG GGATTCTAAAAGTGAGGGAGACCAGGATGAAGTAAATGTAAACCAGGATAAATCAACGTTGGAGGATAAAGATTTACCAACTGATcacaataataagaaaattgaaagtaaTGCTTTAGAAGACAAGGGAAAGCCTGCTTCTGCAGATGATGGCGCCTCGGAAATACCCATTTCTTCAAAGGAACAAGCGGTGGTTAATAATGAATGTGGGCTTGACAAGTGTCATGATCTCAACAATGCAAAGCTACCCAATGATCAAGCACCTGGCACTCTGCATAATTCAGGTGGTTCAACATCCAAGGCTGAAATTCCATCTAGTTCTGACAAGGCTCAGGAGGAAACTTTAATTGAAGAACCTTGCCCTTCTGTAAAGGACAGGCATGTGTCTGATTCTCTTCCATCAGAGACATCAAAAGATGCTGAGATGGTTTCTGATGCTATTCCCTCAACTAAGAGCAAGCCTCAAAATCCAGAGTCTACAAATCCAGCTCATGAATCTCTAGAAACAACAGACTCAGTAATGGATGTGGATGGAGTTTCTAATTCCTTGCCATTGGAAAAGATTGACTCTCAGCCACTAATTACATCAAAATCATCCCAATGTAATGGGACAGAAAAGGATGTAGAAGTGATGTCACCTTCAAATCCAGTTAGATCAAATTCTAGTGCTGAAAATGGTCCAAATACAG GGGCAGGTAAAGATAATGCAGATAATGGAGCAAAAGTGGAAGATGATGGTACAAAGACTAAACAGGATAGCAGTTTTGAGAAAGTGAAACGTGCTGCTGTTTCTACACTTGCTGCAGCAGCAGTAAAAGCAAAACTTCTAGCAAATCAGGAAGAAGACCAAATTCGACAGCTTACTTCCTTGTTGATAGAAAAGCAG TTGCACAAGTTGGAAACAAAGTTGGCTTTTTTCAATGATGTGGAGAATGTGGTGATGAGGGCAAGGGAGCATGTAGAGCGATCACGGCATAAGCTTTATCATGAGCGTGCTTTGATAATTGCATCAAGGCTTGGTATACCACCTTCCTCATCTAGAGGTGTACCACCATCTATACCAACCAATAGAATTCCTACAAATATTGCAAACTCACTCCCAAGACCACAAATGATGATGAATCCACCAAGACCACTGATTTCTAGACCTGCAGGCACGGTAGCAACTATTCAAAACCCATTAACACCTTCAACTGCAGCAGGAAATTCAGTTCGGCCATCTAATCAGGAAAAGCTTTCTTCTGTTGGGACAAAATAA